CCGAGAAGGGCGCCGACTACGGCAACTCGACCGGTGGCGTGAACTGCACCGGCCCGTTCCAGCTGACCTCGTGGGACTCGGGGGAGTCGATCACGATGACCCGCTACGACGACTACTGGGACGCCGATCTCAAGGCCCGCTCGGGCGAGGTGAAGCTCGTCTTCATGACCGACCCGACCGCGCGGATCAACGCCCTGAAGTCGGGCAGCGTCGACGGGTCGTGGATGGTGCCGATGGAGGCCGTGCCCACCCTGCAGTCCGCGGGCAAGGGTGACGTGCTGTTCGGCATGAACACGGCGGTCGGCAACGTCGTCGTGAGCAACCTCGAGGGCCCGCTCGGCGACGTCCGCGTGCGCAAGGCGCTGCTGCTCGCGATGGACCGCGACGGGATCCTCCAGGCCGCGTATCGCGGGGTGGGCGCGACGACCGATGTGATGACCACCGAGTCGGTCTGGCAGGACGCCTCGGATGCGGCTCGCACGGCGGCGTTCGACGACATCGCCTCCTACGACCAGAACGTGGAGGAGGCGAAGAAGCTCATCGCCGAGGCCGGTGCCGAGGGCGCGGAGCTCACCTACGTCACCGCGCCCATCAGCAACGACTTCGCCGTCATCTCGCAGGCGACCGTCGCCGCGGCGCAGTCGATCGGTCTGAAGGTGAAGGTCGAGACCGTCACCCCGAACGCCTACACCGCGCTCTTCTCCGACCCGAGCGCCCGCGAAGGCGTCGACCTGTTCTACACGAGCTGGTACCTCTCCAGCCCGGATGCGCTCGAGATGTACTCGGTGCTGCGCACCGGCGACTTCAGCAACTACGGCGGCTGGTCGAACCCCGAGTTCGACGCGATCCTGCAGGAGGCCGTCACGATCGACGACCCGGCGGCGCGCGGCGAGCTGACCGCGAAGGCGCAGCAGATCGCCAACGAGGAGCTGCCGTGGCTGCCGCTGTACCAGGCGCCGATCTCGCTCTTCATGGGCGAGCGCATCACGGGCGTGCAGCCATCGATCGCTTTCATGTACTACCCCTGGGCCGCCACGATCGGCGCCCGCTGAGCGGCTGCGGCGGCCGCCCCGTAGCGGCCGCCGCACCCGTCACCCCCGGCATCGCCGGAACCTCGACCCCGGAGGAGACCACCCGATGACAGCCGCACGTCGCGTCGCCGGAAAGCTCGGCGGCCTGCTGCTGACGCTGTTCCTGGCGTCGCTGCTCGTCTTCTTCTCGCGCTTCCTGGTGCCGGGAGATCCCGTGAGCTTCCTGCTCCGCGGGCGCAAGCCCAGCCCGGAGGCGGTGGCGCAGGTCACCGCCCAGTACGGGCTCGACCTCCCACCGTGGGAGCAGTACTTCCGGTGGGTCCTCGGCCTGCTGCACGGCGACCTCGGCCGTTCGCTGCAGTATCGGCAGGACGTCACGGAGGTGATCGGCGACCGGCTTCCCGTGACGCTGATGCTCGTGACGATGTCGGGGGCGATCGTGCTCGTGGCCGGCGTCGTGCTCGGTGCCGTCGCCGCGCTGAACCGAGGGAAGGCCCTCGACCGGTTCGTGCTGATCGGACTCACGGTGCTCGGCGCGATCCCGTCGTTCGTCGGAGCGATCGTCCTCATCGCGCTGTTCTCGGTGCAGCTGGGCTGGTTCCCCTCATTCGGGGCCGGCGAGGGCTTCTTCGACATGGTCTATCACCTGACGTTGCCCTCGATTGCGCTCGCGCTGGTGTTCATCGTCCTGGTCGGCAAGGTGACCCGCTCGGCCATGGTCGATCAACTGGGCCGCGAGCATGTCGAGGTGTCGACGAGCCGCGGCGTACGACGCCCGGTGGTCGTGCGCCGGCATGTGCTGCGCAACGCCCTGGGTCCGATCCTGACCGTGAGCGGCGTGCTCGTGGCAGGGCTCATCGTGGCGAGCTCGATCGTCGAGGCCGCGTTCGGGCTGTCAGGCATCGGCTCGCTTCTCGTGCAGTCCGTCGACCGGCTCGACTTCCCGGTCGTGCAGGCCATC
The DNA window shown above is from Microbacterium maritypicum and carries:
- a CDS encoding ABC transporter substrate-binding protein — protein: MNRTLLSRPLVRGSAAALAGLLAITALAGCGPAGSTDAGSDEPIDWKLTETTAAPSGDIDSFTFASYAEPYSLDYAYAFDYADNSVLANVCESLLRLNPDYSLSPGLAESFEHPTPDTWVYTIREGVTFHDGTPLTAADVVASMSRHLDPAVGSFWFSVYQNVKSIEQTGDRQVTVTMTGPDSQFNLGMGGSAGVIESAATLAEKGADYGNSTGGVNCTGPFQLTSWDSGESITMTRYDDYWDADLKARSGEVKLVFMTDPTARINALKSGSVDGSWMVPMEAVPTLQSAGKGDVLFGMNTAVGNVVVSNLEGPLGDVRVRKALLLAMDRDGILQAAYRGVGATTDVMTTESVWQDASDAARTAAFDDIASYDQNVEEAKKLIAEAGAEGAELTYVTAPISNDFAVISQATVAAAQSIGLKVKVETVTPNAYTALFSDPSAREGVDLFYTSWYLSSPDALEMYSVLRTGDFSNYGGWSNPEFDAILQEAVTIDDPAARGELTAKAQQIANEELPWLPLYQAPISLFMGERITGVQPSIAFMYYPWAATIGAR
- a CDS encoding ABC transporter permease, producing the protein MTAARRVAGKLGGLLLTLFLASLLVFFSRFLVPGDPVSFLLRGRKPSPEAVAQVTAQYGLDLPPWEQYFRWVLGLLHGDLGRSLQYRQDVTEVIGDRLPVTLMLVTMSGAIVLVAGVVLGAVAALNRGKALDRFVLIGLTVLGAIPSFVGAIVLIALFSVQLGWFPSFGAGEGFFDMVYHLTLPSIALALVFIVLVGKVTRSAMVDQLGREHVEVSTSRGVRRPVVVRRHVLRNALGPILTVSGVLVAGLIVASSIVEAAFGLSGIGSLLVQSVDRLDFPVVQAIVLLVVIAFVVMNAIVDILEPWIDPRSAAGAGAR